A stretch of DNA from Ctenopharyngodon idella isolate HZGC_01 chromosome 6, HZGC01, whole genome shotgun sequence:
ctctcacagttcaaaacatttacgctatgtcctacgccttccgtattcaacttacggaaaaagcgtaactgatggagccgtgtggagtacgtttataatggatggaggcactttcttcagctcatactcgttggtcccgttcactgccattataaagctcggatgcatcaggatatttattaatataactccgactgtgttcatcagaaagaagaaagtcctaggatggcttgacgatgagtaaagcttgggctaattttcattttaaagtgaactaatcctttaatatttgtTCCCTTGTGTTGTTGCCAGCCTACATATCCAAAAAGCTTGAGATACTGGAAGAGAATCATCATGAATATGTAAAGGTATCTTTTCTATCGACATAAAGTTTATGAAAACATAGAGTAGGTTCTGGTTAATTCAATACTTGTTAACCAACAGACTCagtttaatgttttagaaataataaatataataatctaAATTGCAATGTAAAGCCACCCAAATCTGAGGTGTTGTAAACATTCCAGCTGGAAAAGCAGACGGTGGACCGGAAGGTACATATTGTTAGACAGGATGATCAACTAGTGGTAAACAGGATCATCTCAGAGAAAGAGGTGAGTATGCTGCACAACATATGTTGAATATGCTGTATATTTACTTaaatttgtgcaaaaaaaaaaaaaaaacatttaaaatagaaaatccAAACCTCCCAGAGCTGGTCAGAAAGTAAGGCATGGTTTAGATTGATTACgtacattaaaatgttattatcaGTTTGTGTCAATAATATAAATTCTCATCTTTGAACTTTAGGGAGTGAAGACACAAACCCACACATTTCCACTGAGTTCTCTTAAAGGCTTTGTGTCTGAGGCATCCAACTTCCTGATCCTGCGCATTCTGGCTCGGCACAAGACTGTTCCAGAAAATATGACATTCCTGTCATTTGATGCAAATACAGTGCTTTCTAAATCAGTTTATGTAAGTCCAGGGAGACTATTGCGTACATTACATGATGTTATTTATAGGCCAAATCATGTACATGATGTGCTGTTTATCATTCTTGCATTTGTTTGCTTCAGAGAGAACTTGGGTGTAAGAAGCAGATGATTGGGGAAGAGTTAGTCGATATCTTTGGGATTGAAAGGACTGTCTCCTCTGCTAATGACTCCTCAGCAACTTGGCATTGCTACTTCATGCCTGATGGGTAGAATACTCTCTTCTCATCTGTTTCTCATAAGAGTGGGTGGTAGCTGTTGATTAGCATCTTTCAAACAAAACCAAAGCTGCCTTATATGGTTGTTTACAAACTCAAAGCATTTTCCAGCGCCTACAGATGGAGTTTTAAAGATATGCAGAGGTTTGAACATTAACTTTCCTTAAATACTTTACACTTAGGCATCTGGCAAGCAGAGTGCAGTTGGGCTCGCCTGCAATTATGAAGCTACTGCATTTGCCTTTCTTGCTCGATGGAGGTTTGAATACTTGACTTTATCACTTTGCATTCTGCTCCTTTGTGATCAGAATTAatctttaaagtaaaaaattatgaatgaagcaaaaaggttttgctttttttttcagtggagAAAGACCACATTCCTGTGTTTGAGAAGAAGCCACTCATTTGGGAGGAAGACTTGGAGCTTTACTCAAAGTTTCTAGACAGAAAGGTTTAACAcaaagtacaatgtaaaataaaggtCACTTCTAAGCAAATTTGTGACTCATTTTCACTCGTTTATGACACAGGAGGAACTCAAAGCGGACTACTCCTCCTACATCAGACAACACCCTGAGCTAAAGGCTTTAATGGCGGACTTCCTGCAGTTCCTGCTGTTGAGGAAACCTCAAGATGTCTTCTCCTTTGCTCGTGACTTTTTTGCACCCTTTGCCTCTCAAAGTCCTCAGGGAAAATCCCGTAATGACTCCCAAAACTTTCCATAGGGATAATAAACACTAACAAAGTGTGTGATGTAGCAGAGattgaaaataaaagttttctTCTAATAGTGCCTTGGTATTAATGACTTTctgctcttttttttgtttgtactgtAATAGTATTTGGTTCATACGGATGACCAGATCCTAATGTGAGAGACACAATAGACTGGTAAAAATAAATTagcctgtaaaaataaatattatttatactgATTCACATTAAATATAAACTTTCTTCAAGCCAAGCTGTCTGTAAACTagaagtatttatttataattccATGACTCAGAGGTATTCCCCATAATTATACCACACATTTGTGAGCACttatgtcacttcctgttgaaACTGAAAGTAAGGCGTTGTAAACGTCGTAGCATTAGCATGTCGATCAGACTCAATTGATTTTGTTTCTACGGGTGTTTAcgttgattttatttcagttggaTGTTGTAAATGTAAAGGTAAGAGGAGTTTTGAGCATTTTCGTTGATTGTTCGTTCGAGTGAACTTTCATGAATGTGTTTGTCGTAACTTGTTTTGGGATTCGTTTGATGCCATCGCAGCACTTGACTCGGAACAAAATGTTTTTGGGTAGTTGACAGGAAATTACAAGCAGTGGCAGAAGTGTAGAGTTgatctaaaactattttttatacTGTCGTGCTACACTGAATATtactagtttaaaaaaaaaatcttatcacACCGCAGAACTGTCAGGTGATTTTAAATACGTCATCTAAAATCGACAAAAATTCACACTTAACCTGGGCGAGGTTAGTTTTTCGAAGGGTATATTGTCACAAAGGTATATATCAATATGCTTTTGAAACAAAAGTCTTATTACACAAATGTAATAAGCAGTGGTTTTGTGTGATACGATCTAATACTATAGTTCAAAACTTGTTAAATGATAGTATTTGTTTGTGAATTCTGTTTTCCAAACTAAAAttccattattatttttgtgaacTCAACAAAAACACTCTTGAAATACATTAAACTACATAATGAAGGTTCTTAACACCTAATTCTCAGAAGGATAAgggtatttttcataaatgttgGGTTGGGTTGGGCAAGTTGTGACATGTTTCTGATGTATCAGAGTATCAGTTTACAATGCAAGGTCGTGACGATGTCTTGAACACTGAGGGGGAccaaagttttgttttatttacttatttagttTGTAGGGGGTAATtggtctttttatttatttaaagggattaAATAATAAAAGGATTTTAATGGATTTAAGTGAATAAGGAAGTTGTGTAGTTCAATTTAAAAGCAATTTAAACAATTTGCAAATAATactttatttaaagctgcagtccgtaagttttgcctctttttcgccatctctgtttgaaacctgcaattgcagttatttgtggaattatcatctttatgtgggttgtgcatcggcatgaCTCCTCAGAGCGGgttaatctaatgttttgaggagaatgtgtggctgtcgGTCACGGCAAATAatcattttcaccagaaaatatcatctgaacaagtatgtaacaaatctgccacttttgttctgaccaactgagaaaataAGCATTACAATAAGTCGCACTACAAATGGTGATTTAGATCTCATTATCGCTTatctcatatcacatcaaaccgtgcaaattaatttttattgttatactttgttctccaattgttaatgttaacaacatcagcattgcgtgactacgtgtagctatttagtgtgtattagcgttacctgtagatttcaatttgtGTAAATTCAGTCTAaattctaacgttaatttgtcataccatacaatccgccatcaaattgataagtttaattattccagctgctgtgaggaaaggctataaatgatccggcATCCTCACTTgtgatttagcctactagctgggactccttcttcatgtaaacagacgtgacgtaatgacgcgaagacgaacggctgcatgctcgaatttcctgcaaaaaaaacccaccagtaccacctgaattagaaaacattattacaagtttaccgttgtgaatcaggctaaggtaaggagatagttttgaacactggctagTTACTTGCTcagaaattgattttgaatcatttttaaccaaaaaaagttaccgACTGCAGTTACTTTTATTCATATGTCTAAAATGtcaaaaacctaaaatgtttcttttgtcacattcaGTTTTGAATTACATGAATCATGTAAGTAATaccatattttcaattcaaaactgcaaaaaatcattaaaaagatgAGCAATTGGCATCACTggatattacaattttttaatttttaatctttcactgttaaaacttaaaaaaaaatgtttatttatattttattacacttcaaACAAAGTCAGTGTACAGTCAAAACTGCAGTAATAGAGGAACATACAGCCAGGGGTTAGGCTaaacattatgtaaatattttaaaggacTCACATATAAAAACAGTTGCTTTCGTATTATgtgaatgaaaaatatattgatatatatgacttgatatatatttgattttctttttcaagaACCAAAGATTGGGTTTTACTGTACTTGcattaataaatatgaaatttaaatttatgatataatattctttcattttatttaagggAATATTAGTAAAcccaaatataacattttgttaaaacaaaaaaagcaaaagcaaaGCGTCACATTGGAATTCGAATTTCACGCTCATCTTCTGTGAACagaagccccgccttctttgatttgattggtcattttgacattgacgagcactgttagaccgctgaggcagatcagcctaaaaatgtaacttttaaagctttttttgtcatcctaatcATAGAGCAGTGTGTAATGGAGTGCAGCAGAGCAACATcaagaatatcaaatatttgGGGGGACAATTTGGTCACTTATAATTATTGGGgaggacttgtccccctcaatgtctatggtagTTACAGTCTTTTCACAAGTATGGGTTTTCTTaagttgtttaaaatgtttttcgtTTATTACACTGACTTCCTGTTTTACATTATGCAGCAGAATATGAATCCTCAGAAGTTTCACGAGATTGACGAGGACCTGACAAGTAGCGATGTGGCCCAGCTGAAGTTTCTGTGCATGGACCTGATTCCCAAGAAGCGTTTGGAGCCGGTGATAGATGCCAAAGATCTGTTCCTGCGACTAGAAGAGCAAGCACTGCTCGAAGACGGGCTACTCGTCCCTGAGCTTCTGATCACAATTGGGCGCCTTGACTTGCTTGTCATCCTGGATAAAACCAAAGAGGAAGTGGAAAGAGAGCTGCCAGAACGCGACGATTCCAGTAAAGGTGTCTCCGAGTACAGGTATGAAGGAAATTCCTAATGAACCGTAAATGTAGATTACTACAGTCTGAAATTCCCTCAAAGTGATTGTCTGATAAAGATAAGCACACTGACATCACATGCTAGACAAGATCCATAGAAGAACGCTATCATTATCAAATAGTTTTCTTAGAAAATGCTGCTTGTTCTTACTTTACTGTCAATATATGACGTCACAGTgtctgtcttgttttgttttactctcTCTTCTTATCAGAAAGATGCTATTTAGACTATCTGAGGACATGACAGAAGAAAACCTTCGCTCAGTAAAGTTCCTTTTGGATCTTCCAAGGGCAAAACAATTTGCTGTGAGTTTTATTTTGAGCCCTGAAATTATAATGCAGTTATAATTAattgcacacaaataaaaaattaatgtgaAACTGGAATATGCAATTACTGATGAAGAACTACTTTGACTGCAAAAACTAGCTTTGTAAATgattttccattttattatttaattaaaaatggttGCTGTTTTTAATCCCAATTTTTGTCTACTATTTACAGTAATTATGGGCTGCAATTTAAcctgttattttatttgaattgtaCAGTCATTTCTAGATGTTGCAATTGAGATGGAAAAGCAACAGAGGCTTGGGGAAAACAACCTAGATGAACTTTACAGTGTTCTAGAGAGATGTGACAAACAGCTGGCCTGCAGGATAGAGGAGTTCAAGAATACACACAGAGGTTACTGATGAAATCAAATGAATTATACAATTCTGCTCTTCTCATTTACCCAAACATATACAAcagctttttttcattttgtctaATAGGAGGCAGACTCCCTCTACAGGAAGTGTTTCCTAATGAACGACGGCCTTTACCCATTGTAAGTAAGCCAAATCTTTGCCTTAAGAATTTCACATAGTATAACACAAATCATTCTCAGGATTTTTGCAGaggatgtttatttatttatttattttgcttaacTGCTTTAAAATGGTCAATTTTTTGACagaatatttaaagaaaatgacacGCACACAATGTACAATGTAAACCAATGTCATGTAACTTACTCTTCGATGATTGGTTGATATACCAAGGGAGGTATATTTTATACTTAATATTTTATGGTGTTACAGTGGTGAAATTACAAACTAGAAATACACATTCTGagacatgaaatgaaatgaataacttggaatattattaacattaaatcgTCTTTCTCCCATTTTCACCTCAAAATTTTGGGTAGGCTGTGCCTCCCACGACGAGCCGCCACTGTTCTGGGTAATCTTagaaaaagtgtgaaaacattTACACCCACAAAATCTAAAGCAGTGTTTATCAAACATAATTTATATTGACCTTCAAGTGGTGAGCTAACAGAGTACCAaattattagtaaaaaaaaaaaaatgtcattaatgtcacatatttaaatgtattaattgatttattattggttaaatgttttttaaattggtTTCATTCTCCTCAGAAAACCATGTTTATCCTCATTGCAGTTTTAATGTAGTCTAAGTCATATTTCATTGCCTTGCTTAGTTTCGATGATTTTAAAGGATGCGGGAATGTCACACAACCTGTCAATATATGCTGAATTTGGTGCTTCAACCAACTGTCAGATGAATTTGAGCCAAAATTTTGAGTTTGATTGGATACAGGCCTTTATATGTTAAGCGTTGTTTACTGTCTTTTAAGTTTAGTCAAGCctttttgttttgctatcatAACTAAATgcagttgcattttattatttacttttagtgttgtttttttacccTGCTGTCCATGACTGTATCCCAACAGAATGGCagtccttcttttttttttgggttgtTGAGAACCACACATCAACAGCTTATATCTGCAGTGAATATTTTCACATAAATTAACATTCTCGAAAAGAAGAGCTTTTGAAAATAACAGTTAATAATAGTTGTAGTCACATTCCAATACAGAGTGCAATTATTAATATACTGCAGTTTAATGCAATATGTTTCTCTTCCCTCTATATCTTGCCACCAACACAGCGGATGGAAACAGAGAGAGGAGATGAACGTAAGTTATATATGTTATACAATGCTTAACACAACATTATACACCACATGAATGGTCTTTCTAAATGTATCTATCTCTCACCTTATACACTTTTTCTTAGGGAGGAGAGGCTCTTCTGTTGGCTCGCTTGTCACCGATTCAGACCCTGTACTTAcggtaaaaaaaagtttgattactttttattcctaattgtttcattgttaaagtcctcctgtagtcaataattttatcccttaaaactcaccaaaatgaaatatttacacattttttccagtgaaaaaaattattcatacctTAAAGtagaatgtaactctacacccttgcttcaatTAGTATACGCGgaaccatgaatatgcaaattagccccgcctctactcactcacaccagctcagagatccactcggtcaactttactgtagtgaacgctgcacaatggcaagtggaaatactggtttaattcagccagaggcctatatgtttgaaccagaaacagAAGAAGAAGTGGAAGAGTGAATTATATAGGCTTGCATTCATGTTGATACGTCAGAATGGTAATGCGGACACATAATGGTAAATAATATGATTAGCGTTTGCTTGATTATCTTATCAagcagctaataatgtgttgctaatgttacacaaaccatgttcccgttcttcagtcagacagctgccttctaacaatcagcatAGAAACgatttgaacaactcagaacgtcagtggaatTTAGTTCATCATAAAATCGTAATATACATAATTCTCCctctatattgctaaatctacccgatttttcatatcaacaggaaaatataccaggataacctggcttctcttgagactcccctggTTCACAATCGCAGCAtagtaatgatatgctaaagcccgcccgattggttacaaggtagtttgtgacgtaagAAACACTGgcgatttcaaaccgtgttttgagactgtctttggttcactgcagttttaaggagaaaatactcagcaatggtgttcacttatgaatttgcacatggtttgtcttaaagcatattaaaaacaccacatagacatataaacaacttgattttcaccacaaggGGTCTTTAAATTATAGTTGAATGACAAACTATTCGATTCACCATTGCTATAGATGTGGCTTACAGTTCTATAGTTTCACACTCCTATAGAAAATGCTCATCAGGCAACACTTCTGGGTTCTTCTGGACCCTGGCGCTTCATTCAGATTGAACTGAAATTGAACAAAAAGTTGTGTGGGTGGGTTTGAAACACTGTTTTCAAAAGATAATGGGTTATTTCATCAGGATTGGTGAATCAGTACACATCCAGGATTTCACATCATTTGATTAGTTTATGGATCAGGGTCATTATGATCagttttaaaggattatttcacttcagaattaaaatttcctagTAATTTGCTCACCCCCGTGTCATCaaagatgtctttctttcttcagccgaaaagaaattaaggtttttgaggaaaacattccaggatttttctccatatagtggacttcactggggttcaacgggttgaaggtccaaatgtcagtttcagtgcagcttcaaagagctctacatgatcccagacgaggaataagagtcttatctagagaaacgatcggtcagtttctaaaaaaataaataaaaattatatactttttaaccacaaatgctcatcttgcactgcgatgcgatgcgccacacattacgtaatcacgttggaaaggtcacgtgtgatgtaggcggaagtaccgcggtagggcgaaaaacttcaactcattttctcctcc
This window harbors:
- the catip gene encoding ciliogenesis-associated TTC17-interacting protein, which produces MEENETEVLKASVNAVEFIYSIGSRDLDDCLFADSLVTVSDSGRELGDFSVSVTKASYNEELCYLLHANSHGTIDDIPCGTSIEAYISKKLEILEENHHEYVKLEKQTVDRKVHIVRQDDQLVVNRIISEKEGVKTQTHTFPLSSLKGFVSEASNFLILRILARHKTVPENMTFLSFDANTVLSKSVYRELGCKKQMIGEELVDIFGIERTVSSANDSSATWHCYFMPDGHLASRVQLGSPAIMKLLHLPFLLDGVEKDHIPVFEKKPLIWEEDLELYSKFLDRKEELKADYSSYIRQHPELKALMADFLQFLLLRKPQDVFSFARDFFAPFASQSPQGKSRNDSQNFP